A stretch of Cloacibacillus sp. DNA encodes these proteins:
- a CDS encoding response regulator: MKATVLIAEDSTHMRMILKDMLIRDGYNVVGEAENGKEAVRMYNELRPDIVTLDIAMPEMDGIAALKAIKHEHPKAKVVMVSAMNQQNQVIEAIRAGASDFFIKPLQSERVAETIERALK, from the coding sequence ATGAAGGCGACAGTGCTGATAGCGGAAGATTCCACACACATGCGTATGATTCTCAAGGACATGCTCATAAGAGACGGATACAACGTTGTAGGCGAGGCGGAGAACGGTAAAGAGGCGGTTCGGATGTACAACGAGCTTCGCCCGGACATCGTGACCCTCGATATCGCCATGCCGGAGATGGACGGGATCGCGGCGCTTAAGGCGATTAAGCACGAGCACCCAAAGGCTAAGGTGGTGATGGTCAGCGCAATGAACCAGCAAAACCAGGTGATAGAGGCGATCCGCGCGGGAGCGTCTGACTTTTTCATCAAGCCGCTCCAGTCGGAACGTGTCGCCGAGACAATCGAAAGAGCGCTGAAATAA
- the codY gene encoding GTP-sensing pleiotropic transcriptional regulator CodY: protein MDTPKELIENRPKIMNQSAMQDLLEKTRVVSRVLQARKDRGTPDYPKLARLMSDLSAANVYVINREGRILGYAWVSEYDCPIMAKILINGAMPAPYVEKVNQFHESVLNHTDHGLCAYADQPCAYSNKHVLIVPINGTGERLGTLILARFGCQFDTRDLVLAEYLSTIVGLEILNDRGKSIEERGRERLVVQMAMRALSYSEVESVHHIIEDLGGPEGVVVASKVADRVGVTRSVIVNALRKLGSAGIIESRSLGMKGTYIKVLSPLFLEELGIAAR, encoded by the coding sequence ATGGATACGCCGAAAGAACTTATTGAAAACCGTCCTAAGATAATGAACCAGTCCGCAATGCAGGACCTGCTTGAAAAAACCCGCGTCGTAAGCCGTGTGCTCCAAGCGCGTAAAGACAGAGGGACTCCGGACTACCCAAAGCTTGCGAGGCTGATGTCTGACCTCTCGGCCGCAAACGTCTACGTGATAAACAGAGAGGGACGGATACTCGGTTATGCCTGGGTCAGCGAGTACGACTGCCCGATAATGGCGAAGATCCTTATAAACGGAGCGATGCCGGCCCCCTACGTCGAAAAGGTGAACCAGTTCCATGAATCGGTGCTCAACCACACCGACCACGGTCTCTGCGCCTACGCGGACCAGCCCTGCGCCTATTCCAACAAGCATGTCCTTATCGTTCCCATCAATGGCACGGGAGAGAGGCTAGGCACCCTCATCCTTGCACGCTTCGGCTGTCAGTTCGACACCCGTGACCTGGTGCTTGCCGAATACCTGTCGACCATTGTCGGCCTTGAGATACTCAACGACCGGGGCAAATCAATAGAAGAGCGCGGCCGCGAACGCCTCGTAGTCCAGATGGCCATGCGCGCCCTCTCATACTCGGAGGTAGAGTCCGTCCATCACATCATCGAAGATCTCGGCGGCCCCGAGGGAGTCGTCGTAGCCAGCAAGGTCGCGGACCGGGTCGGAGTTACCAGAAGCGTTATCGTAAATGCGCTGAGAAAATTGGGAAGTGCGGGTATAATAGAGAGCAGAAGTCTTGGAATGAAGGGTACCTACATCAAGGTTCTGAGCCCCCTCTTTCTTGAGGAGCTTGGCATCGCGGCCAGATAA
- a CDS encoding DUF501 domain-containing protein, whose product MTDHPIEKTGPGEYTLPAFWTEVGKKDISVLRRQMRGRKFDASAVIAAARRCSHGCPQIIVSSPVSAFGVPFPTIFWLTCPFLDHRCGELESEQRISVLEAFFAAMPSAVEKMHQDYAALRLALIGGRKSPVLSGMSEGMRRVLTESGVGGINWREARQAVKCLHLQTATWLGMGAHPAGAWLAEKLGALDCADGRCLKTPADPCS is encoded by the coding sequence GTGACAGATCATCCCATAGAAAAAACTGGGCCGGGAGAGTACACTCTTCCGGCCTTTTGGACGGAGGTAGGGAAGAAAGATATCTCCGTTCTGCGCAGGCAGATGCGCGGCCGGAAATTTGACGCCTCCGCGGTGATCGCCGCGGCGAGGCGCTGCAGTCACGGCTGCCCGCAGATCATCGTATCTTCGCCCGTCTCCGCCTTCGGCGTCCCCTTCCCGACGATATTCTGGCTTACCTGTCCCTTTCTTGACCACCGCTGCGGCGAGCTTGAATCAGAACAGCGGATCTCGGTGCTGGAGGCGTTCTTTGCCGCCATGCCGTCTGCGGTGGAGAAGATGCACCAGGATTACGCGGCACTGCGCCTCGCCCTCATCGGCGGCAGGAAATCTCCAGTGCTATCCGGAATGAGCGAGGGGATGAGACGCGTGCTCACCGAATCCGGCGTGGGAGGCATAAACTGGCGGGAGGCGCGTCAGGCGGTGAAGTGCCTCCATTTGCAGACCGCCACCTGGCTTGGAATGGGCGCGCACCCCGCGGGAGCGTGGCTTGCGGAAAAACTCGGCGCGCTTGACTGCGCCGACGGACGCTGCCTAAAGACGCCGGCAGATCCGTGTTCCTGA
- a CDS encoding S1 RNA-binding domain-containing protein, with amino-acid sequence MAEKAAAAAPAVSVGETVSGTVEHVAPYGAFVRLESGQKAMVHISELSHNYVKKVEDVLEQGKNITAKVIKIDDKGRIDLSIKALQIREVRPPVHREEDFEKKLTNFLKFSDEKIADLNSKCKDPRGTKRRAGGSGSGGTAGKK; translated from the coding sequence ATGGCAGAGAAGGCGGCTGCAGCAGCACCGGCGGTAAGCGTGGGAGAAACAGTAAGCGGCACGGTAGAACATGTCGCGCCATACGGAGCCTTTGTAAGACTTGAATCGGGCCAGAAGGCCATGGTACATATCTCGGAGCTCTCCCACAACTATGTGAAAAAGGTAGAAGATGTTCTCGAACAGGGTAAGAACATCACTGCAAAGGTCATTAAGATCGACGATAAAGGCCGTATAGACCTGTCGATCAAGGCTCTGCAGATAAGAGAGGTCCGCCCGCCCGTTCATCGTGAAGAGGATTTTGAAAAAAAACTGACAAACTTCCTTAAATTCAGCGACGAAAAGATCGCCGACCTAAACAGCAAATGCAAGGATCCCCGCGGGACTAAACGTCGTGCGGGCGGCAGCGGCAGCGGCGGTACGGCCGGCAAGAAATAA
- a CDS encoding tyrosine recombinase XerC gives MTSLGKSKHTTVNYKIDLTHFKGYLSNQGITDVREIDTRAIRIFLSSILGVGEAKSSASRRLSAVRGFTAWLCWRGDITEDPSLGLKGPKKAEALPRALSYEQIDKLLTEGPEEGLKSFMRDRLVLELMYGAGLRVSELIGLNWNMVELEERMLRVLGKGDKERLVPIGAPLKKLFEEWRDITCVDGKAPVFLSAKGAERLTVRTVDRIVLRAAARAGLHGVTPHTLRHSCATHMLENGAPLRVVQEMLGHESIASTQRYLSITSDQIKKSYLEAHPRALEDEEL, from the coding sequence TTGACATCACTGGGTAAATCTAAACATACAACGGTAAACTATAAGATAGACCTTACTCACTTCAAAGGTTATCTTTCCAATCAGGGAATTACCGATGTGCGCGAGATAGATACCCGCGCGATACGTATTTTTTTGAGCAGCATCCTTGGGGTGGGCGAGGCAAAAAGCTCCGCTTCAAGAAGGCTCTCTGCCGTACGCGGCTTCACCGCCTGGCTTTGCTGGCGCGGAGATATCACCGAGGACCCCTCGCTGGGGCTGAAAGGCCCTAAAAAGGCTGAAGCGCTGCCGCGCGCCCTCTCATACGAGCAGATCGACAAGCTGCTTACGGAGGGGCCGGAAGAGGGTTTAAAGAGCTTCATGCGCGACCGGCTCGTGCTTGAGCTGATGTATGGCGCCGGACTTCGCGTCTCGGAGCTTATCGGGCTCAACTGGAACATGGTGGAGCTTGAGGAGCGTATGCTGCGGGTCCTTGGCAAGGGAGACAAAGAGCGCCTCGTGCCGATAGGCGCGCCGCTGAAAAAGCTCTTTGAAGAGTGGCGCGACATCACCTGCGTCGACGGCAAGGCTCCGGTATTTCTCTCCGCCAAGGGGGCCGAGCGCCTTACGGTCCGCACCGTCGACCGTATAGTGCTCCGCGCCGCGGCGCGCGCCGGACTTCATGGAGTAACGCCGCACACTCTGCGCCACAGCTGCGCCACGCACATGCTGGAAAACGGGGCGCCGCTCCGGGTGGTGCAGGAGATGCTTGGCCATGAGAGTATCGCGTCAACGCAGAGGTATCTCTCCATCACCTCTGACCAGATCAAAAAGAGCTATCTGGAAGCACACCCCAGAGCTTTGGAAGATGAAGAATTATAG